One genomic segment of Nothobranchius furzeri strain GRZ-AD chromosome 10, NfurGRZ-RIMD1, whole genome shotgun sequence includes these proteins:
- the alox5ap gene encoding arachidonate 5-lipoxygenase-activating protein, with amino-acid sequence MDSCKIAVENIYLLVIVTLLSVLQNVFFVQKIERECNNPHSHASAFERVSCANRNCMDTYPTFLAVMWCAGVCLSQTPAAFAGIIYLLVRQKYFIGYLGQTSQSTPGFLFGKRIISFLCLMCIVGILNHLLGSYFGQNYKEHMETITGAASALLLIP; translated from the exons ATGGACTCCTGCAAAATAGCGGTGGAAAATATCTACCTCTTGGTCATCGTCACACTCCTTAGTGTTCTCCAGAATG tgttttttgttcagAAGATTGAGAGGGAGTGCAACAACCCTCATTCCCACGCATCTGCTTTTGAGCGAGTTTCATGTGCCAA CCGTAACTGCATGGATACCTACCCAACCTTCCTGGCCGTGATGTGGTGTGCTGGAGTTTGTCTCAGTCAAA CTCCGGCTGCTTTTGCTGGGATCATCTACCTGCTTGTCAGGCAGAAGTACTTTATTGGATATTTGGGACAGACCTCTCAGAG CACTCCAGGCTTCCTGTTCGGGAAACGCATCATCAGCTTCCTGTGCCTGATGTGCATCGTGGGAATCCTCAACCACCTGCTGGGAAGCTACTTCGGCCAGAACTACAAAGAGCACATGGAGACCATCACCGGCGCCGCGTCTGCTCTTCTGCTCATCCCTTAA